A DNA window from Streptococcus mutans contains the following coding sequences:
- a CDS encoding YlbF family regulator — translation MSPFEEALNQLIELLQEHDSVQAFQAVEKKIKALPELKKVAHDMKGYQQDAVLFQRIEKSKAQKEADQKAQKMGESLDKLPIVQDYRAKMQDASDLLQYVTKTLEEKINEELGND, via the coding sequence ATGAGCCCATTTGAAGAAGCCTTAAATCAGTTAATAGAGCTTTTGCAGGAACATGACAGTGTGCAAGCTTTTCAAGCTGTTGAAAAAAAGATTAAAGCCTTACCGGAGTTAAAGAAAGTAGCACATGATATGAAAGGCTATCAACAAGACGCTGTTCTTTTTCAAAGGATTGAAAAAAGTAAAGCTCAAAAAGAAGCTGATCAAAAGGCGCAAAAAATGGGAGAGAGTTTGGATAAGCTTCCCATTGTCCAAGATTATCGAGCCAAAATGCAGGATGCCAGCGATCTTTTACAATATGTAACCAAGACTCTAGAAGAGAAAATAAATGAGGAGTTAGGAAATGACTAA
- the argR gene encoding arginine repressor gives MNKLSRQNKIKQIIRSKHIGTQEELKHQLELEKVFVTQATLSRDMRELGLFKSRDKEGYLYYEIPENGSTIFTPAALYYIKKVFRTDALLVFHTNLGEADVLANLIDSESHSEILGTVAGADTLLVICKNEEIASQLESDVLSNL, from the coding sequence ATGAATAAATTATCACGTCAAAATAAAATAAAACAAATCATACGCTCAAAACATATAGGTACTCAAGAAGAATTGAAGCATCAACTTGAATTAGAAAAAGTTTTTGTTACTCAGGCGACATTATCACGAGATATGCGAGAATTAGGTCTTTTTAAATCACGTGATAAAGAAGGATACCTATATTATGAAATACCAGAAAATGGTTCGACTATTTTTACGCCTGCTGCGCTTTATTATATTAAGAAGGTTTTCCGAACAGATGCGCTTTTAGTTTTTCATACCAACTTGGGAGAGGCAGATGTTTTGGCAAATTTGATTGATTCGGAGTCTCATTCTGAAATTCTTGGAACTGTTGCTGGTGCAGATACCCTTTTGGTTATTTGTAAAAATGAAGAAATTGCCAGCCAGTTAGAAAGCGATGTTCTTTCAAACTTATGA
- a CDS encoding Crp/Fnr family transcriptional regulator — protein MSIDRFDQLMEVTRLRKAPKNHILFFKGDNRYRLSGYVKLEDTDSSGSFLYTDYMKHNTMFPYGGMFLKKIYDFSVRAITDIEYFYIPVDLYESFVATNSAQIKILCQKLSRLLRLHEIRLRNVVTSRHQNIRRNLSCVCRVLFILSVELC, from the coding sequence TTGTCTATAGATCGCTTTGACCAATTAATGGAAGTGACGCGTTTAAGAAAAGCACCTAAAAATCATATTTTATTTTTTAAAGGAGATAATCGATATAGATTATCTGGTTATGTGAAGTTAGAAGATACGGATAGCTCCGGTTCTTTTTTATATACTGATTATATGAAGCATAATACAATGTTTCCATATGGCGGTATGTTTTTAAAAAAAATTTATGATTTTTCAGTAAGAGCTATTACTGATATTGAATACTTTTATATTCCTGTTGATTTATATGAGTCCTTTGTGGCTACTAACAGCGCACAAATAAAAATTTTATGTCAAAAGCTGTCGCGCTTATTAAGGCTTCACGAAATCCGTTTAAGAAATGTCGTCACTTCAAGGCACCAAAACATTCGGAGAAACCTTTCATGCGTTTGCCGTGTTTTGTTTATCTTATCAGTAGAACTATGTTAA
- the argS gene encoding arginine--tRNA ligase, whose product MNHNRLIAKEIAAIVPALEQETILNLLEKPKKSSMGDLAFPTFSLAKTMRKAPQIIASELVGQINNSYFEKVEAVGPYINFFLNKSEISAQVLKEVIKKREDYAQAAIGQGRNIVIDLSSPNIAKPFSIGHLRSTVIGDALSNIFQKLGYETVKINHLGDWGKQFGMLIVAYKKWGSEEAVRSHPIDELLKLYVRINAETKNHPELDEEAREWFRKLENNDEEALALWQWFRDESLMEFNRLYAELGIDFDSYNGEAFYNDKMEEVVQLLAEKGLLEESKGAQVVNLEKYGIEHPALIKKSDGATLYITRDLAAAIYRKRTYDFAKAIYVVGQEQTAHFKQLKAVLAEMGYAWSKDIQHVSFGLVTKNGQKLSTRKGNVILLEPTIAEAVKRSLAQIDTKNPDLVNKEAVAHAVGVGAIKFYDLKTDRTNGYDFDLEAMVSFEGETGPYVQYAHARIQSILRKADFQPQAAENYQLNDTESWEIIKLIQDFPNTIVKAADNFEPSLIARFAIHLAQSFNKYYAHTRILDDSPERDSRLALSYATATVLKEALALLGVEAPNEM is encoded by the coding sequence ATGAATCATAACAGATTAATTGCAAAAGAAATTGCAGCAATCGTTCCTGCTTTAGAGCAGGAAACTATTTTAAATTTACTGGAAAAACCCAAGAAATCTAGTATGGGAGATTTAGCTTTTCCAACATTTAGTTTAGCTAAAACGATGCGCAAAGCTCCGCAAATCATTGCCAGTGAACTTGTCGGTCAAATTAATAATAGCTATTTTGAGAAGGTCGAAGCTGTCGGCCCTTATATTAATTTTTTTCTTAATAAGTCAGAAATCTCAGCTCAAGTATTAAAAGAAGTCATTAAAAAAAGGGAAGATTACGCTCAAGCAGCCATTGGTCAAGGCCGCAATATTGTTATTGATCTTTCTAGTCCTAATATTGCTAAACCTTTTTCTATTGGACATCTACGCTCCACTGTTATCGGCGATGCTTTATCTAATATTTTCCAAAAATTAGGCTATGAGACCGTTAAAATCAATCACTTGGGTGACTGGGGCAAACAGTTTGGCATGCTTATTGTTGCCTATAAAAAATGGGGCAGTGAAGAAGCAGTTAGATCCCATCCTATTGATGAACTTTTAAAGCTCTATGTTCGGATTAATGCTGAAACTAAAAACCATCCAGAACTTGATGAAGAAGCTCGCGAATGGTTCCGTAAACTCGAAAACAATGATGAGGAAGCCCTTGCACTTTGGCAATGGTTCCGCGATGAAAGCTTAATGGAATTCAATCGTCTTTATGCTGAGCTTGGTATAGATTTTGATAGCTACAATGGTGAAGCTTTTTACAATGATAAAATGGAAGAGGTTGTCCAATTACTAGCCGAGAAGGGACTTTTAGAAGAATCTAAAGGAGCTCAAGTTGTTAACCTTGAAAAATACGGCATTGAACACCCTGCTCTTATTAAGAAATCTGATGGTGCTACTCTCTATATTACCCGCGATTTGGCAGCAGCCATTTATCGCAAACGTACCTATGACTTTGCTAAAGCTATCTATGTTGTCGGTCAGGAACAAACTGCTCATTTCAAGCAATTAAAAGCTGTATTAGCTGAAATGGGCTATGCTTGGAGTAAAGATATCCAGCATGTCTCTTTTGGCCTTGTTACTAAAAATGGTCAAAAATTATCCACCCGCAAAGGAAATGTTATCTTACTTGAGCCAACAATTGCCGAAGCTGTCAAACGCTCTTTAGCGCAAATTGATACTAAAAACCCTGATTTAGTTAATAAAGAAGCCGTTGCCCATGCTGTTGGTGTAGGAGCGATAAAATTCTATGACCTTAAAACAGACCGAACAAATGGCTATGATTTTGATCTTGAAGCTATGGTCTCTTTTGAAGGCGAAACAGGTCCTTATGTTCAATATGCTCATGCCCGTATTCAATCTATCCTTAGAAAAGCTGATTTTCAGCCTCAGGCAGCAGAAAACTATCAGTTAAATGACACTGAAAGTTGGGAGATTATTAAACTCATTCAGGATTTTCCAAATACCATCGTTAAAGCAGCTGATAATTTTGAGCCCTCCCTTATCGCTAGATTTGCTATTCACTTAGCACAAAGCTTTAACAAATATTATGCACACACACGCATTCTTGATGATAGCCCTGAACGTGACAGTCGTCTTGCACTTAGTTATGCCACCGCAACTGTTCTCAAAGAAGCCTTAGCCCTTCTGGGTGTTGAGGCACCTAATGAAATGTAA
- a CDS encoding YitT family protein, with the protein MKIDYTLRLKNFIFIALGVAIYAFGFVNFNMTNHIAEGGMAGLTLVFHALFGINPTYTGYLFNLPLLLFGIYFFGRKMMVYTIYGTTLMYFFVYIFQKIPLYIDLQHDYLVVALVAGICAGIGNGIVFRYGGTTGGSDIIARVMEDKYGIQLGQALLIFDIFVMLLSLTYVSIPQMMYALIASFMFSQVVILVQNGGYSVRGVLIITDKHEEVAEAILEELNRGATYLKGQGAYSGKEKNVLYVALNPTDVRLLKEMMEKLDPDAFISILNVEEIISPDFIVSKRERKLAYK; encoded by the coding sequence ATGAAAATAGATTATACTCTTCGTCTAAAAAATTTTATTTTTATTGCCTTAGGTGTAGCCATTTATGCTTTTGGTTTTGTCAATTTTAATATGACAAATCATATTGCTGAGGGAGGTATGGCCGGTTTAACTTTAGTTTTTCATGCCCTCTTTGGTATCAATCCAACTTATACTGGCTATCTATTTAACTTGCCTTTACTGTTGTTTGGAATTTATTTTTTTGGTCGCAAAATGATGGTTTACACCATTTATGGAACAACGTTGATGTATTTTTTTGTCTATATCTTTCAAAAAATCCCTCTTTATATTGATTTACAGCATGATTATCTAGTCGTCGCTTTAGTGGCTGGTATCTGTGCAGGTATTGGTAATGGAATTGTTTTTCGTTATGGGGGGACTACCGGCGGTTCAGATATTATTGCTCGTGTTATGGAGGATAAGTATGGTATTCAATTGGGTCAGGCTTTATTAATTTTTGATATTTTTGTTATGCTCTTATCTTTGACTTATGTCTCCATTCCTCAAATGATGTATGCTCTGATTGCTAGCTTTATGTTCAGTCAAGTGGTTATTTTAGTCCAAAATGGTGGCTATTCTGTTCGAGGAGTCTTGATCATTACTGATAAGCATGAAGAAGTGGCTGAAGCCATTCTTGAAGAACTCAATCGAGGCGCTACTTATTTAAAAGGTCAAGGTGCTTATTCAGGTAAAGAAAAAAATGTTCTATATGTTGCTTTAAATCCTACAGATGTTAGGTTATTAAAGGAAATGATGGAAAAACTTGATCCAGATGCCTTCATTTCGATTTTAAATGTTGAAGAAATTATTAGTCCTGACTTTATTGTTAGTAAGCGTGAACGCAAACTAGCCTATAAATAG
- a CDS encoding YitT family protein codes for MNKNKFTLIFKHRIKNLAKRYQVINVLSSISREKYGERISGSIIYALLSSIAVNFFFQPGNVYASGATGLAQIVSTLSVKYFGLAIPVSVTFYAINIPLLIIAWYMIGHKFTVFTFITVTLSSLFIQFIPQMTLTPDPMMNAIFGGLVMGTGIGFALRNNVSSGGTDIISLLVRKKTGRKVGTVSLIVNILIMIIAGMTFGWQYALYSMVTIFVSSQMTDAVFVKQKKMQAMIVTSRPDRVIRMIHHKLHRGVTIINDAEGTYNHEHKAILVTIITRAEFNDFKYIMKKTDKNAFVSVADNVNIIGRFVEED; via the coding sequence ATGAACAAGAATAAATTTACCCTCATTTTTAAGCATCGTATAAAGAATTTAGCGAAACGCTATCAGGTCATTAATGTCCTGTCCTCTATTTCAAGAGAGAAATATGGCGAGCGTATTTCTGGCTCTATTATTTATGCTTTGTTGTCATCTATTGCTGTTAATTTTTTCTTTCAGCCTGGGAATGTCTATGCCAGTGGTGCCACAGGTTTAGCTCAGATTGTCTCGACTCTGTCTGTTAAGTATTTTGGATTGGCTATTCCTGTTTCAGTAACTTTTTATGCTATCAATATACCCCTTTTGATTATAGCTTGGTATATGATTGGTCATAAATTTACTGTTTTTACTTTTATTACAGTAACTTTGAGCTCTCTCTTTATTCAGTTCATTCCTCAAATGACCTTAACACCCGATCCGATGATGAATGCCATTTTTGGTGGTTTGGTTATGGGAACGGGAATAGGTTTTGCCCTTCGCAATAATGTGTCTAGTGGTGGTACTGATATTATCAGTCTTTTGGTTCGTAAGAAAACAGGCCGTAAAGTTGGTACAGTTTCTCTGATTGTCAATATTTTGATTATGATAATTGCAGGAATGACTTTTGGTTGGCAGTATGCTCTTTATTCTATGGTGACCATTTTTGTATCCAGTCAGATGACTGATGCTGTTTTTGTTAAACAAAAGAAAATGCAGGCAATGATTGTCACTAGCAGGCCTGATCGAGTTATTCGGATGATTCATCATAAATTACACCGTGGTGTTACCATTATCAATGATGCTGAAGGAACTTACAATCATGAACATAAAGCTATTCTTGTTACTATTATCACACGTGCTGAATTTAATGACTTCAAATATATTATGAAGAAGACTGATAAAAATGCTTTTGTTTCTGTAGCAGATAATGTTAATATTATTGGCCGTTTTGTTGAAGAAGATTAA
- the aspS gene encoding aspartate--tRNA ligase, with protein MKRSMYAGAVRSEHIGQELTLKGWVARRRDLGGLIFIDLRDREGIVQLVINPKTASNTVVKSAESLRSEYVIEVTGMIVERDQANDNLPTGCVEMQVTQLTILNASQTPPFEIKDKIEVNDDTRLRYRYLDLRRPEMLKNFKLRAKVTHVIRNYLDDLDFIDVETPMLAKSTPEGARDYLVPSRMSRGHFYALPQSPQITKQLLMNAGFDRYYQIVKCFRDEDLRGDRQPEFTQVDLETSFLSEQEIQEITERLIACVMKEVKGIELQLPLPQISYDTAMNNYGSDKPDTRFEMTLQDLTDLVKNIDFKVFSQAPAVKAIVAKNAANSYSRKAIDKLTDIVKPFGAKGLAWVKYNDGKIGGPIAKFLTTIEDELIERLQLEANDLVFFVADDLEIANGSLGALRNHLAKELNLIDHSKFNFLWVVDWPMFEWSEEENRYTSAHHPFTLPQEDTVAELEGDLSKVRAVAYDIVLNGYELGGGSLRINQRETQERMFKALGFTKESAQKQFGFLLEAMDYGFPPHGGLALGLDRFVMLLAGKENIREVIAFPKNNKASDPMTQAPSLVSDKQLDELYLQVNKNAVKNNEQE; from the coding sequence ATGAAACGTTCTATGTATGCTGGTGCTGTGCGTTCAGAACACATCGGACAAGAGTTAACCCTTAAAGGCTGGGTGGCTCGCCGGCGTGATTTAGGAGGTCTTATTTTTATTGATTTGCGCGATCGCGAAGGCATTGTGCAACTAGTCATTAATCCTAAAACTGCCAGTAATACTGTTGTTAAAAGTGCTGAAAGCTTGCGGAGTGAGTATGTTATCGAAGTGACAGGGATGATTGTGGAGCGTGATCAAGCTAATGATAATTTACCAACGGGTTGCGTCGAAATGCAGGTGACGCAGTTAACGATTTTAAATGCTTCACAAACACCGCCCTTTGAAATTAAGGATAAAATTGAGGTCAATGATGACACACGTTTGCGTTATCGTTACCTCGATCTTCGTCGTCCAGAAATGCTGAAAAATTTTAAGTTACGTGCTAAGGTCACACATGTTATCCGCAATTATCTGGATGATTTGGATTTCATAGATGTTGAGACACCTATGCTTGCCAAGTCAACACCAGAAGGAGCACGTGATTATTTAGTACCAAGCCGTATGAGTCGAGGGCATTTTTATGCTCTTCCTCAAAGTCCGCAGATTACCAAACAGCTTTTAATGAATGCAGGTTTTGATCGTTATTACCAAATTGTCAAATGTTTTCGTGATGAAGACTTACGTGGAGACCGTCAACCTGAATTTACACAAGTTGATTTGGAAACTTCCTTTTTATCTGAACAAGAAATTCAAGAAATCACAGAAAGATTGATTGCATGTGTCATGAAGGAAGTCAAGGGCATAGAGTTGCAATTACCACTTCCCCAAATATCTTATGATACAGCAATGAACAATTATGGTTCTGATAAACCGGATACTCGCTTTGAAATGACTTTACAGGACTTGACAGATCTTGTAAAGAATATTGATTTCAAAGTATTCTCACAGGCTCCTGCTGTAAAAGCTATTGTTGCTAAAAATGCTGCAAATAGCTATTCTCGCAAAGCAATTGATAAGTTGACAGATATTGTAAAGCCATTTGGTGCAAAGGGTCTTGCTTGGGTTAAATATAATGATGGCAAAATAGGTGGTCCTATTGCTAAGTTTTTGACAACTATTGAAGATGAGTTGATAGAACGTTTACAGCTTGAAGCAAATGATTTAGTGTTTTTTGTAGCAGATGATCTTGAAATAGCAAATGGTAGTCTTGGTGCTCTGCGTAACCACTTGGCAAAAGAACTAAACCTTATAGACCATTCGAAATTTAATTTCTTATGGGTTGTGGATTGGCCAATGTTTGAATGGTCTGAGGAAGAAAATCGCTATACAAGTGCTCACCATCCTTTCACTTTACCGCAAGAAGATACGGTTGCTGAACTTGAAGGTGATCTCAGCAAGGTTCGTGCTGTTGCATATGACATTGTTCTTAATGGTTATGAGCTTGGCGGGGGTAGTCTTCGTATCAATCAGAGAGAGACACAAGAACGTATGTTCAAGGCGCTTGGATTTACAAAAGAAAGCGCTCAAAAACAATTTGGCTTTTTACTGGAAGCTATGGATTATGGTTTTCCGCCTCATGGAGGACTAGCGCTTGGATTGGATCGATTTGTTATGCTTTTAGCAGGAAAAGAGAATATTCGTGAAGTGATTGCCTTTCCTAAGAATAATAAAGCTTCAGATCCAATGACACAAGCCCCAAGTTTAGTTTCTGATAAACAACTTGATGAGCTTTATTTGCAAGTAAACAAGAATGCAGTAAAGAACAATGAACAAGAATAA
- the hisS gene encoding histidine--tRNA ligase, with protein MTLQKPKGTQDILPQETVKWQYVENIARKTFKKYHYGEIRTPMFEHYEVISRSVGDTTDIVTKEMYDFHDKGDRHITLRPEGTAPVVRSYVENKLFAPEVQKPVKVFYIGSMFRYERPQAGRLREFHQLGVECFGSNNPAIDAETIAMAYQLFNELGIKDVTLHLNSLGNKESRKAYRQALIDYLIPMKDKLSKDSQRRLEENPLRVLDSKEKEDKEAVENAPSILDYLDDDSQAHFQGVRDMLEVLDIPYVIDTNMVRGLDYYNHTIFEFITQVDKSELTLCAGGRYDSLVEYFGGPATAGFGFGLGLERLLLVIDKQKINLPVDNSLDVYIAVLGAAANSTALELIQAIRKQGFSAERDYLGRKIKAQFKSADVFKTKLIMTLGESEVETGQVAVKNNFTRQEIAVSFEEIKTDFASVFKQLGSDRP; from the coding sequence ATGACATTACAAAAACCAAAAGGAACACAAGATATTCTGCCTCAAGAGACAGTTAAATGGCAGTATGTCGAAAACATTGCGCGTAAAACTTTTAAAAAATATCATTACGGTGAAATTAGAACGCCCATGTTTGAACACTATGAGGTCATTAGTCGTTCTGTTGGTGATACGACAGATATTGTAACAAAGGAAATGTATGATTTCCATGATAAGGGAGATCGTCACATCACACTACGCCCAGAAGGAACAGCTCCTGTTGTTCGTTCTTATGTGGAAAACAAACTTTTTGCGCCCGAGGTACAAAAACCTGTTAAAGTTTTTTATATTGGTTCCATGTTTCGCTATGAGCGGCCTCAGGCAGGACGCTTACGTGAATTTCATCAGTTAGGAGTTGAATGTTTTGGCTCTAACAATCCTGCCATTGATGCAGAAACCATTGCCATGGCTTATCAGCTTTTCAACGAGCTAGGTATCAAAGATGTCACTTTGCACCTTAATAGTTTAGGAAATAAAGAGAGTCGCAAGGCTTATCGTCAGGCTTTGATTGATTATCTGATCCCTATGAAAGACAAACTGTCCAAAGATTCACAGCGCCGCTTAGAAGAAAATCCCTTGCGGGTACTAGATTCTAAAGAAAAAGAAGATAAAGAAGCTGTTGAAAATGCACCGTCTATCTTAGATTATTTGGATGATGACTCACAAGCGCATTTTCAGGGTGTACGTGATATGTTAGAGGTACTTGACATTCCTTATGTTATTGATACCAATATGGTTCGTGGTCTTGACTATTATAACCACACGATTTTTGAATTTATTACTCAAGTTGATAAAAGTGAATTAACGCTTTGCGCTGGCGGTCGGTATGACAGTCTTGTCGAATACTTTGGTGGTCCTGCGACAGCTGGATTCGGATTTGGTCTTGGTTTGGAGCGACTTTTATTGGTTATTGACAAACAAAAGATTAATCTGCCAGTAGATAACAGTTTAGATGTCTATATAGCTGTACTTGGTGCAGCTGCTAATAGTACGGCTTTAGAACTTATTCAAGCTATTCGTAAACAAGGTTTTTCGGCAGAACGTGATTATCTTGGTCGTAAAATTAAAGCACAATTTAAATCGGCAGATGTTTTTAAAACGAAATTGATCATGACTTTAGGTGAGAGTGAAGTTGAAACTGGACAAGTTGCAGTTAAAAATAACTTCACACGACAAGAAATTGCTGTTAGTTTTGAGGAAATTAAAACAGATTTTGCTAGTGTTTTTAAACAATTAGGTTCAGACAGACCATAG
- a CDS encoding APC family permease has protein sequence MFKTLKTLLLGEPLKSELEGDSHALTKLQALAMLSSDALSSIAYGPEQVILVLIALSEGAIWWSLPIGIGVLVLLISLTISYSQIIHAYPNGGGAYMVSSDNLSPSMGLLAGGSLLIDYMLTVAVSVSSGADAITSAFPAFKDSNLEISIVLVLILMLMNLRGLRESATALFVPVYFFIISILFLLICGLFQIVTGNLTYTATAHIGQPISGLTLVLLLRAFTSGSASLTGVEAISNAVPFFKKPKAKNAVKTLTMMSAILGAMFIGITFLNYWLGIIPNHNVTILAQIAQKVFGHSFIGQVFFYLFQIATALILAVAANTGFSAFPILSYNMAKNKYMPHLYLEKGARLGYSNGILTLAIGAICLLFIFNGSTERLIPLYTIGVFIPFALAQTGMIIYWKNLKEKNFFKQALANVVGAIICYAIILILLIFRLHDIWPFFPIIAILIAMFHKIKSHYNSVAEQLRITDKNKAVCYSDNKVLVLVGNMTQATIGAVNYAHSLSKDVIALHVSTTETLSKDHEVEEEFKQFFPNITFVNVYSDYRDIIKPTVNYVNAASQKAKAHNSTLTVLIPQFVPRKPWQTLLHNQMNLRLKYYLRWNQDIIISSYSFHLKK, from the coding sequence GTGTTTAAAACTTTAAAAACTTTACTATTAGGGGAACCCTTAAAATCTGAATTAGAAGGAGATAGCCATGCATTAACAAAATTGCAAGCATTGGCTATGTTGTCAAGCGATGCTTTATCATCTATCGCTTACGGACCCGAGCAAGTTATTTTAGTTTTGATAGCTTTATCAGAAGGAGCTATTTGGTGGTCTTTGCCAATTGGCATTGGAGTACTCGTTTTATTGATTAGTTTAACAATTTCTTACAGTCAGATTATTCACGCCTACCCTAATGGCGGTGGTGCTTACATGGTATCATCAGACAATCTGTCTCCTTCTATGGGGCTCTTAGCAGGCGGGAGTCTGCTGATTGATTATATGCTGACAGTTGCCGTGTCAGTCTCATCTGGAGCAGATGCTATCACGTCAGCCTTCCCAGCATTTAAAGATAGCAATCTTGAAATTTCAATTGTTTTGGTTCTTATTTTAATGCTTATGAATCTACGCGGTCTGCGTGAATCAGCTACGGCACTTTTTGTCCCTGTTTATTTTTTCATTATATCCATTCTCTTTTTACTAATCTGTGGACTTTTCCAAATCGTTACTGGAAATCTCACTTACACCGCAACAGCTCATATTGGACAGCCCATATCAGGCCTGACTTTAGTCTTGCTGCTGCGTGCTTTTACTAGCGGTTCTGCTTCTTTGACCGGAGTTGAAGCCATTTCAAACGCCGTCCCTTTTTTTAAAAAACCAAAAGCAAAAAATGCGGTTAAAACGTTAACCATGATGTCTGCTATTCTCGGAGCTATGTTTATCGGAATCACTTTTCTCAACTATTGGCTCGGTATTATCCCCAATCATAACGTAACTATCTTAGCACAAATAGCTCAGAAAGTTTTCGGCCACAGCTTCATCGGACAAGTATTCTTTTATCTTTTCCAAATTGCAACAGCCCTTATCTTAGCAGTCGCTGCTAATACTGGATTTTCAGCTTTTCCGATTCTTTCTTATAATATGGCAAAGAACAAATACATGCCTCATCTTTATTTGGAAAAGGGAGCTCGTCTAGGGTATTCTAATGGTATTTTAACATTAGCTATTGGTGCTATTTGCTTACTCTTTATTTTTAACGGTTCCACTGAACGTCTGATACCGCTTTATACTATCGGTGTTTTTATCCCCTTTGCATTAGCACAGACAGGAATGATCATTTATTGGAAAAACCTTAAAGAAAAAAACTTTTTCAAACAGGCTTTGGCAAATGTCGTTGGTGCCATCATTTGCTATGCTATTATTTTGATTCTCTTGATCTTCCGTCTGCATGATATTTGGCCTTTCTTCCCGATTATTGCTATTTTAATTGCCATGTTCCACAAAATAAAAAGCCACTACAATAGTGTCGCAGAGCAGCTGCGTATTACTGATAAAAATAAAGCCGTCTGCTATTCTGACAATAAAGTCCTTGTACTCGTCGGCAATATGACACAGGCTACTATTGGAGCTGTTAATTATGCACATTCCCTCAGTAAAGATGTTATCGCTTTGCATGTCTCAACAACAGAAACACTTAGCAAAGATCATGAAGTTGAAGAAGAGTTTAAACAGTTTTTCCCAAATATCACCTTTGTCAATGTTTACTCTGATTACCGTGATATCATTAAGCCAACAGTTAATTATGTTAATGCAGCCAGTCAGAAAGCAAAAGCTCATAACAGCACTCTAACCGTACTAATACCACAATTCGTTCCGCGTAAGCCTTGGCAAACTCTGCTGCATAATCAAATGAATCTCCGTCTCAAATATTATCTCAGATGGAACCAAGATATCATCATTTCCAGCTATTCCTTCCATCTTAAGAAATAA
- the rpmF gene encoding 50S ribosomal protein L32 has protein sequence MAVPARRTSKAKKNKRRTHYNLTAPTVKFDETTGDYSRSHRVSLKGYYKGRKIAKANAAK, from the coding sequence ATGGCAGTACCTGCACGTCGCACTTCAAAAGCGAAAAAAAACAAACGTCGCACACACTATAATTTGACAGCTCCAACTGTGAAATTTGACGAAACTACCGGGGATTACTCACGTTCTCACCGCGTATCCCTCAAAGGATACTATAAAGGACGTAAAATCGCCAAAGCTAACGCTGCGAAATAA
- the rpmG gene encoding 50S ribosomal protein L33 — protein MRVNITLEHKESGERLYLTSKNKRNTPDRLQLKKYSPKLRKHVIFTEVK, from the coding sequence ATGCGCGTAAATATTACACTTGAACATAAAGAATCTGGTGAACGCTTGTACCTTACTTCAAAAAACAAACGCAACACTCCAGACCGTCTTCAATTAAAAAAATACTCACCAAAATTGCGTAAACACGTGATTTTTACTGAAGTTAAATAA